A single window of Dendropsophus ebraccatus isolate aDenEbr1 chromosome 5, aDenEbr1.pat, whole genome shotgun sequence DNA harbors:
- the LOC138792584 gene encoding keratin, type II cytoskeletal 1-like, with translation MAYMQNIKSGGGGSKGFSSCSVGGGRSGGSRTSGFGSRSLFLGGNKRISISASSTRVGGGYGGGAGGFGGGAGGFGGGAGGFGAGAGGFGAGAGGFGGGAGFGGGAGGFGAGGFGGGPGGFGGPGADHPFPVCPPGGIQEVTINQSLLQPLNVEIDPAIQKVKTEEREQIKVLNNKFATFIDKVRFLEQQNQVLETKWRLLQEQGSKGVTKRNNLEPLFENFISSLKKQLDSIVSERSRLENELKNMQEMVEDYKKKYEDEINKRTAAENEFVVLKKDVDAAYMNKVDLECKVDGLTEELNFLRALYDAELSQTQASVGDTSVVLSMDNNRNLDLHNIIDEIKNQYEQIAQRSRAEAEALYDNKYKQLQAAAGKQGDSLKNTKSEISELNRLIQRLRSEIESIKKQIAACQSSITEAEERGELALKDAREKLAELEAALQKAKEDLARQLRDYQELMNVKLALDVEIATYRFMLEGEEERMSGQIVNNVSISVVSGGSSTMSAAGGAGGYGGAAAGGGYGIGGGSGYGVGGGSSSYGGASSGQYGSSSGQYGSSSGQYGSSSAQHGSSSGQYGASQGSSSYSRSGGRNTVAVSTTSSSSVKKTY, from the exons ATGGCTTACATGCAAAATATTaaaagtggtggtggtggaagcAAGGGCTTTAGCTCCTGCTCAGTTGGCGGAGGAAGATCGGGTGGCTCTCGTACTTCTGGCTTTGGATCAAGAAGTCTATTTCTTGGAGGAAATAAGAGAATTTCGATTAGCGCAAGCAGCACTCGAGTTGGGGGAGGATATGGTGGTGGTGCAGGAGGCTTTGGTGGTGGTGCAGGTGGATTTGGTGGTGGTGCAGGAGGATTCGGTGCTGGTGCAGGAGGATTCGGTGCTGGTGCAGGAGGATTCGGTGGTGGTGCGGGATttggtgggggagcaggagggtTTGGTGCAGGAGGATTTGGTGGAGGCCCTGGAGGATTTGGCGGACCTGGAGCTGACCATCCTTTCCCTGTTTGCCCACCTGGTGGAATCCAGGAAGTCACCATCAACCAAAGCCTTTTGCAACCACTTAATGTAGAAATAGACCCAGCCATTCAAAAAGTAAAAACTGAAGAAAGGGAACAGATTAAAGTCCTCAACAACAAATTTGCAACATTCATTGACAAG GTTAGATTCTTGGAACAGCAAAACCAGGTATTAGAAACAAAATGGCGTCTCTTACAAGAACAAGGATCAAAGGGAGTTACCAAAAGGAACAACTTAGAACCCCTTTTTGAAAACTTTATTAGCAGCTTGAAGAAACAGCTCGACAGTATAGTAAGCGAGAGGAGCCGTCTAGAGAATGAACTGAAGAACATGCAAGAAATGGTGGAGGACTACAAGAAAAA ATATGAAGATGAAATCAACAAGCGCACTGCAGCAGAGAATGAGTTTGTTGTGCTTAAGAAG GATGTAGACGCTGCATACATGAACAAGGTAGATCTGGAATGCAAGGTTGATGGCCTGACAGAAGAACTGAACTTCCTGAGAGCCCTATATGATGCA GAGCTCTCACAAACACAAGCATCAGTTGGTGACACCTCTGTTGTTCTGTCCATGGATAACAACCGGAACCTGGAcctacacaacatcattgatgagATTAAGAATCAATATGAACAGATTGCACAGAGAAGCAGAGCAGAAGCAGAAGCATTATATGACAACAAG TACAAGCAGTTGCAAGCTGCCGCTGGAAAGCAAGGTGACAGCTTGAAGAACACCAAGAGTGAGATTTCAGAACTTAACCGTTTGATCCAGAGGCTGAGGTCTGAGATTGAGAGTATCAAGAAGCAG ATTGCAGCTTGCCAGTCATCCATTACTGAAGCTGAGGAACGTGGTGAACTTGCTCTGAAAGATGCTAGAGAGAAGTTGGCTGAACTTGAAGCTGCCTTGCAGAAGGCCAAAGAAGACCTGGCCCGTCAACTGCGTGACTACCAGGAGCTCATGAACGTCAAACTTGCTCTTGATGTTGAAATTGCCACCTACAGATTCATGctggaaggagaagaggaaag aatgTCTGGACAAATAGTCAACAATGTCAGCATCT CTGTTGTCAGTGGAGGTTCTTCAACTATGTCTGCagctggaggagcaggaggatatgGTGGTGCTGCTGCAGGAGGTGGATATGGAATAGGTGGAGGAAGTGGATATGGcgttggaggaggcagcagctcaTATGGAGGtgccagcagtggtcaatatGGATCCAGCAGTGGTCAATATGGATCCAGCAGTGGTCAATATGGATCCAGCAGTGCGCAACATGGTTCCAGCAGCGGGCAATATGGTGCCTCTCAAGGAAGCAGCAGTTACAGCCGTTCTGGAGGCAGAAACACAGTGGCCGTTTCAACAACATCCTCGTCCTCAGTGAAAAAAACATATTAA
- the LOC138792583 gene encoding keratin, type II cytoskeletal 1-like translates to MAYMQNIKSGGGGSKGFSSCSVGGGRSGGSRTSGFGSRSLFLGGNKRISISASSTRVGGGYGGGAGGFGGGAGGFGGGAGGFGAGAGGFGAGAGGFGGGAGFGGGAGGFGAGGFGGVPGGFGGPGADHPFPVCPPGGIQEVTINQSLLQPLNVEIDPAIQKVKTEEREQIKVLNNKFATFIDKVRFLEQQNQVLETKWRLLQEQGSKGVTKRNNLEPLFENFISSLKNQLDSIVSERSRLENELKNMQEMVEDYKKKYEDEINKRTAAENEFVVLKKDVDAAYMNKVDLECKVDGLTEELNFLRALYDAELSQTQASVGDTSVVLSMDNNRNLDLHNIIDEIKNQYEQIAQRSRAEAEALYDNKYKQLQAAAGKQGDSLKNTKSEISELNRLIQRLRSEIESIKKQIAACQSSITEAEERGELALKDAREKLAELEAALQKAKEDLARQLRDYQELMNVKLALDVEIATYRFMLEGEEERMSGQIVNNVSISVVSGGSSTMSAAGGAGGYGGAAAGGGYGIGGGSGYGVGGGSSSYGGASSGQYGSSSGQYGSSSGQYGSSSAQHGSSSGQYGASQGSSSYSRSGGRNTVAVSTTSSSSVKKTY, encoded by the exons ATGGCTTACATGCAAAATATTaaaagtggtggtggtggaagcAAGGGCTTTAGCTCCTGCTCAGTTGGCGGAGGAAGATCGGGTGGCTCTCGTACTTCTGGCTTTGGATCAAGAAGTCTATTTCTTGGAGGAAATAAGAGAATTTCGATTAGCGCAAGCAGCACTCGAGTTGGGGGAGGATATGGTGGTGGTGCAGGAGGCTTTGGTGGTGGTGCAGGTGGATTTGGTGGTGGTGCAGGAGGATTCGGTGCTGGTGCAGGAGGATTTGGTGCTGGTGCAGGAGGATTTGGTGGTGGTGCGGGATTcggtgggggagcaggagggtTTGGTGCAGGAGGATTTGGTGGAGTCCCTGGAGGATTTGGCGGACCTGGAGCTGACCATCCTTTCCCTGTTTGCCCACCTGGTGGAATCCAGGAAGTCACCATCAACCAAAGCCTTTTGCAACCACTTAATGTGGAAATAGACCCAGCCATTCAAAAAGTAAAAACTGAAGAAAGGGAACAGATTAAAGTCCTCAACAACAAATTTGCAACATTCATTGACAAG GTTAGATTCTTGGAACAGCAAAACCAGGTATTAGAAACAAAATGGCGTCTCTTACAAGAACAAGGATCAAAGGGAGTTACCAAAAGGAACAACTTAGAACCCCTTTTTGAAAACTTTATTAGCAGCTTGAAGAACCAGCTCGACAGTATAGTAAGCGAGAGGAGCCGTCTAGAGAATGAACTGAAGAACATGCAAGAAATGGTGGAGGACTACAAAAAAAA ATATGAAGATGAAATCAACAAGCGCACTGCAGCAGAGAATGAGTTTGTTGTGCTTAAGAAG GATGTAGACGCTGCATACATGAACAAGGTAGATCTGGAATGCAAGGTTGATGGCCTGACAGAAGAACTGAACTTCCTGAGAGCCCTATATGATGCA GAGCTCTCACAAACACAAGCATCAGTTGGTGACACCTCTGTTGTTCTGTCCATGGATAACAACCGGAACCTGGAcctacacaacatcattgatgagATTAAGAATCAATATGAACAGATTGCACAGAGAAGCAGAGCAGAAGCAGAAGCATTATATGACAACAAG TACAAGCAGTTGCAAGCTGCCGCTGGAAAGCAAGGTGACAGCTTGAAGAACACCAAGAGTGAGATTTCAGAACTTAACCGTTTGATCCAGAGGCTGAGGTCTGAGATTGAGAGTATCAAGAAGCAG ATTGCAGCTTGCCAGTCATCCATTACTGAAGCTGAGGAACGTGGTGAACTTGCTCTGAAAGATGCTAGAGAGAAGTTGGCTGAACTTGAAGCTGCCTTGCAGAAGGCCAAAGAAGACCTGGCCCGTCAACTGCGTGACTACCAGGAGCTCATGAACGTCAAACTTGCTCTTGATGTTGAAATTGCCACCTACAGATTCATGctggaaggagaagaggaaag aatgTCTGGACAAATAGTCAACAATGTCAGCATCT CTGTTGTCAGTGGAGGTTCTTCAACTATGTCTGCagctggaggagcaggaggatatgGTGGTGCTGCTGCAGGAGGTGGATATGGAATAGGTGGAGGAAGTGGATATGGcgttggaggaggcagcagctcaTATGGAGGtgccagcagtggtcaatatGGATCCAGCAGTGGTCAATATGGATCCAGCAGTGGTCAATATGGATCCAGCAGTGCGCAACATGGTTCCAGCAGCGGGCAATATGGTGCCTCTCAAGGAAGCAGCAGTTACAGCCGTTCTGGAGGCAGAAACACAGTGGCCGTTTCAACAACATCCTCGTCCTCAGTGAAAAAAACATATTAA